The DNA sequence CGGTCAATAGTTCCGATATTCAATGTGGAATAATTGTGGAGAACATAATCCAATAATTTCTTAGAACGGTCATGAAGTTCATCAATCGTAATTTTTAACTCCTGTTCTTCAAAAGCTTTCTGGATATTTTTCAGATCCGTATTCTCAGCATAATCTTTAGCGGAGAAATTTCCCAGCCAGGATAAAATTCTTTCCTTCATCTCATTGGCTGCCTTATTGGTGAAAGTCAGAGCGAGAATATTCCTGATCGACTGCTGTTGATTAGGATAGCGGAGACAGATCATCAACAGCCTTTGTACCAGGGCATAGGTTTTCCCGGATCCGGCAGAAGCATTGATGACTGTGTAAGAATTTTGCATTGTAAAAAGAGAATTGAGACTGCAAGTTAGCTAAAATTTAAAAGAAACTTTAACAATTTAATCAGGCTATTTAACAGTTTAGAAGGCAAAAATCAAAAAGAAATATTAAAACGCGTTAACTGTGGTTAAACTTATGGTATACATTAAAAATAATTTTAGCTTTGCTCTATAAAAAACAGCCAGTGAAACTCAAACTATTCTTTTTTTTCTCCTTTATTCTTTTTATCCATACCCATGCCCAAAGTTATATATTCGGAAAGATTACTTCTGAAAACGGTGCTGAAATGGAAGACGTGAATGTAATCAATATCCGTACTGATGAAATTGTACTTTCAAACAGAGACGGCCATTTTATGATTTCCGGAAAACAGGGGGATGAATTACGTTTTATAAAAGCAGGATATGAAAGGCTCATGAGGAAAGTTTCTCAGGAAAATATACAGTCTCCTATGAATATAACCCTTGTCCGCCAAACCATTCAGATTCCTGAAGTGGAAGTAAAGCAAGGCCTTACCGGAAACCTGAAAATAGATTCAAAGCTCTACAACAAGCCTAAAAAGGTTGAAAAGCTGCTCAAAGATATGGACCAATATATGGCTAAGAAATCTGACCCGAGAATATTGGCGGCAAAACCCGGAGAGTTTGTACAGCCTAAAGGGCAGGGATTCTTTATAGGAAAGGTGAAAGACAAATGGGATGATGTAGATTTGATGAAATACATCAGAGCAAGTTTAGGCGATGATTATTTTACCAATCTTAAGATCGAAAAGCCTCTGATAGACCATTTTATTTACTATGTTTTAGCAGGCGGTTTTGAAAGAAAAAAAATACTGAAATATGGATTCTGTAGTGATGCAGATCTGAACAGGTTCCAACGTTTTGTTCTGACAAGAATTTCATCTTACCGCGCTCCACAAACTAAAAGATAGATGGAGATGAGTTATACCGGAAGATTTTTATTCCTTGTGCTTTTTTGTATCACTTCGGGATTATGGGCACAGCAAAAGATATCGGGAAAAGTGATCACAGGAAATGAACTGGACTTAACTCCAGTACTCGTTGTCAATATTTCACAAGGTAAAAGCATGTTAAGTGATATGTCCGGGAAATTTGAGATTGAAGCAAAAGAAAATGATGAGATCAGATTTGTTAAAGAAGGATATTACCGTGTTGATAAGAAGATTACCAGTGAAGAAATGAATTCTCCATTGAATATTATTCTCAAAAGAATGGAAATCCAGATTCCTGAAGTGAAAATCACCTATAAGCCTACAGGAAATTTAGCAAAAGATAATCAGCATTTGAATGAATCAAGAAAGCTTCAGTCATTAAAATCAGATATGGAGGATTATATGAGAAGTCCGCTTAATCAGCCTTTGCCTACCAATGCTATTTCTAAAACTTTTACCGGACACGATTACAATGTGGGGCAGGTAAACCTGTTTGGCGTATTTAATGCTGTATCAGGCCTGGTAAAGAAGGTAACAAAACCTAAAATTACCAAAGCGAATTATAACGAAACTCAGGATTTCCTTAAAAGAGTAAAAACTCAGGTTAATTTGAATTTCCTGAAAAAATACGGAATGGATGAGGAGCAGATAGATACCTTTCTCCTCTATGCAGAAAAGACACGTTCACTGGCCAAAAGATACAGGAAGGATTTTCAAATAAGTGTTGTAGAATATGAGCTTAAAATAGCATTCGGGGAATACAGTAAAATGAATAAATTAGAAGGAACTAAAGAATAATAAAAGTTGGGGTATATGACTGAAAATATTGAAACATCTAGGCAGAGAAAATTTCTTCTTTTCCTTATGCTTCTGTGCAGTACTTTTATTTTTTCTCAACAGACAGTAACGGGACGGATAGTGGATGATAATGGGGAAAACCTGAGTAAAGTGATTGTTATCAACATGTCTTCCGACAAAAAAGTATATTCTGATTCAGAGGGTGTGTTTTCTATAGAAGCCAATCCTAATGATGAACTTCGGTTTGTAAAAGAAGATTTCAACAGAACGTCCAGAAGAGTTCTTATCAATGGTATTAATCCTCCGTTGTTCATTACACTTTATCAGATTCCGAGAGATGTAGGGGAAGTAAAGATCGTAAAAAAACTTACAGGAGATCTGGAAACAGATTCCCGGATTGTGGCAAAAGTAGATAAAGGAGAGCAGGTAAGAGATGCAGTAGGACTTCCGCAGCCTGTGGGAAAAATGAGAGAAAAGCCGGCCGAAGTGAAAAGTGTTCTTTTGCCGATACTCTTAGGAAATCTGAATGTTCAGGGAGTTTATGATCTGATAAGCGGGAAGGCCAGAAGGCAGAAAAGACAATATAGATATGATGATCTTCAGGAACATGTGGCCTGGATTCGGGACAGGATTGAGGATGATTACTTTGTAAAAGCCGGAATTCCTGCCGACAGAATTTCAGAATTCATACAGTTTTCATTTTTAGCAAAGCCTCAGGTACGAACGTATGTGAGAGCAAAAAATCTTTCAGGCGTAATGTTGAGATTAGAAGAAACGGTACCTCTTTTTATACAAAGATTGAAAGAGAATCAAAAGTAGTTTAAATGTTAAAGAAATCTTAAAATATTGGAATGGTAATTGATACAGTTTTCAATGTAACAACAACCCAAATTCACAAATTTTATGAATAAAAACATTCTTGCAGTAGCTATAGCCGCGCTGGGTTTTGTAATCGGGCTCGGGTTTTTAGGAAATGCCATTAAAAACAGAAACAAATCTGAAAATACAATTTCTGTAACAGGTCTCGGCACAAAACAGTTTACGTCGGATCTGATCACCTGGTCCGGAAGTTTTTCCAAAAATAATGCTGATCTGAAATCGGCTTATGATGAGCTGGCGACAGACAGAAAAGTCATCAATGACTATCTGCTTTCAAAAGGAATACAGCAGAAAGGGATTGTATTTTCTTCCGTGGATATTCAAAAACAGTTCAGAAGTTATAATGATGCCAATGGAAACTATGTCCAGGGCGAATTCTCCGGTTATAATCTTACCCAAAAAGTCTCTATTGAAAGTAAAGAAGTTGGCAAAATAGAAAATCTTTCCAGAAATATTACGGAAATTATCAATCGTGGAATTGAATTCACTTCATCTTCACCAGCTTATTTTTATACCAAACTGGCTACCGTAAAACAGGAAATGATTGCCAGTGCAACAAAAGATGCCAAAGAACGTGCTGAAAAAATTGCTGAAAACTCGGGAAGCAGCTTGGGAAATCTAAAGAAAGCAACAATGGGGGTGATCCAGATTACAGCACCCAATTCTAATGAAGATTATTCCTATGGAGGTACTTTCAATACTTCATCCAAAGAAAAAGAAGCAAGCATTACAATAAAACTGGAATACGAAGTAAATTAATAGAACAGTTCAAAACTACAGAAAATTAAGTGTTTAAAAACTTTGTGGAAAAAGATAAACAATAAACGCCGGAGAAAGATTCCGGCGTTTTATATTTTTAATGATAAATAATATCGTAAATTTCTTTTTTAGCTTCCTCCACATTTTCAGGAGTATAATTAGCAAGCAGCCATAAGTTCAAAGACTTTTTTCCTTCACCATAGCTCGGCTGAATATGAGTGTCATCAATCAGGTTGAAGTTATTTCTTTGATAAAAAGAATACCGTCTTGCAGCATCTTCACTCAAATCTGCGGGTTCAATTTCTAAAATAACACCCGGATAGTTTTCTGAGATATGATTGATGATATGAGAACCCAGTTTTTTACTTCTGAATGCTTCAAATACTTCAAAATGCTCCACAAAAACAAAGTTACTAAGCTCCCACAAGATGAGGTAGCCAATAGCCTCCGATTCATGAATAACAGACATAAACTTTACATGCGGATTAGAAAATAAGCCTGTAAACTGTTCTTTATCTCGTTGCTCATCTACAGGAAAAGTAGTGGTGTAAGAAGTATAGATTTCCTGAACTCTATCATCTTCAGCAGTTGTGATCGGTAAAAATTCCATAATTTATAAATCAAAGACGCTAGGTCTTCTGGTGATAAAAATATCTTTAATCCAAAGGGTGAACGCCAATCCCAAATAGATCAGAAAGAAGAAGCCGGCTGTGGCAAAAGTAGAGTAGATAAAGAAAATTCTCAATTTTGAAACTGGAATTCCCAGCTTGGCACCCGTTCTTGTCAGTACACCAAACCACTCTCTTTCCATTTTATGACGGATATTACTCAGCATTTCCAGATTGTTATTTAAAAGTTTAAATCCAATACTGCAAGTTAAGGATTTTTTTTGATAAGGTTTTTGTATGTTGCTATCTATAAAGAGAATTATTCTTTTAAAAGTTTAAATCCAATCCCGCACGCTAAGCAGTTTTTTTCTTCACAATAAGTTTTATGATGATAGATCAGACTTTGGCTTTCCAAAGCATTGGTAATATTGAGTCCAATTTTTTTCCAGCTTGTTATGATGGTATTTTTTTCAGGAGAAACAGTTTTATATAGCTCAATAATTTCATCTGCATTTTCTTCACGATGATATCTGTGATAAGTATATTTTAAAGGAAGGACAGTATTTAAAATAAGAAGATCAATGAAATCCTTGCTTAATGTTTTAGGCTGTACTTTTGAAATATTTCCGAAATTAAAATGACAGTCCCAGTATTCAGAGGCTTTTATAGATTTAAAAATATTATACAGCTGATCCGAATTTCTGGCTTCCATGATCTTAGAAAATAAATGCTGATGTTTATAAAGGTCTGCCAGCTGAGACAATCGGATTGTAGGAAAATTGGGCGGTCTTAACCTTAAAAACTTAGGATGAAACTTCAGATCTGAAATCGAAAATTTGGCTTTAATGAAATCAAATTCTCTTTTCCATATTTTCATCTGTCCATCTTTCGGATCCTCGAGCCATCCCGAAATTCCAAATAATAAAGCTTCCAGCTGAAGGGGATTCTGGCGGATTTTATTGATAATACTGTAATCCACACTTTCAGCAATCTGCCGGAAAATATGGGCATTGACTTTTAATCCGAATGAATAAGCAAAACTGTGAAATAAAACGGCTTCAAAATTATTTTTATATCGGATTAAACTCTGTTCAAGTTCTTCAGATTTTTCGTCCAGTTTTTTCAGGATATTCTCTTCATGGAAGTTAACGGGCAATTTTTGAGGGTCAAATATTTTTTCACAGGGAATAAATTCATTTCCATTAATAAGCTTTTCATATTTCAATATGATATTTTCATCGATATGATTTTTCAGTTCCAATGTTGGAACCTGTTTTCCGGTAAGCTCTTGAATGTCTAGGTCATGCTGAAGTACAACATGCAGAATAATATTCTGATAATTGGGATCCTGGGAATGATTGTGGAAAATCCAGTCTGAGGAACGAACATGCAGTTCTATATTTCCTGCGAGAAGTAAGCCGTTGATTTTGATTTTAGCATCCAGAAAATCGGGGCCGGCATTTTTATTCCATTTTCCAAAATGGATGATGTCAACGGAATTTCCTTCAATATCCTTGAAGTTAAAATTTTTGAAAACCTTATAGTTCCAAAGATATTGAAGTAATTTTTCCGTCATAAGTGTGACGATAAATATAATAGAAATATTATACTTTCGTCAGCTTCTTATTAAAGTTTTCTATAGTCGTTCTATACATTTTCTCATAAATAGGAAGAATGTTTTTCAAATCGAATTTTATAGCCTGATCTTTCGCGTTTTGCTTCATTTTGGTTAAAAGTTCATCATTGCTCAACAGTTTGATGGTGTAGTTGCTCATAGCCTCCACATTTCCGATTTCAGCAAGATATCCTGTTTCTCCTTGAATATTCACTTCAGGAATTCCCCCTGCATTGGAACTGATTACCGGAGTATAAGCGGCCATCGCTTCCAAAGCTGCCAGACCAAAACTTTCCTGCTCGGAAGGAAGAAGAAATACATCAGAAAGCTGTAAGATTTTATAAAGATCATTCACCTTTCCTAAAAGACGGATTTTCGAGATAAGATCCGGATTTTCTTCTAAAAACTGATTGACTTTTTCCATATCAGGACCCTCACCAATGATAATCAGTTTGGATTTTACTTTTTTCTCTACATTTTTGAAGATCTGGAGAACTTCATCCACACGTTTTACAGGGCGAAGGTTGGATACGTGAATCAGGATCTTTTCATCAGGATTGGCAAACTGTGTTCTCTGGCACTCAGTACAGTCATCAAATTCAGAATTATCAATAAAATTGGTAATCACCTGAATTTCTTTTTTGATGTTAAAAAACTGAAGCGTATCTTTTTTCAGACTTTCAGAAACCGAAGTAATAGCATCTGACTGGTTGATGGAAAATTCTACAGCATGTTTATAACTCGGGTGCTGGCCTACAAGGGTAATATCTGTACCGTGCAGTGTAGTTACCAATGGAATATC is a window from the Chryseobacterium indologenes genome containing:
- a CDS encoding carboxypeptidase regulatory-like domain-containing protein codes for the protein MTENIETSRQRKFLLFLMLLCSTFIFSQQTVTGRIVDDNGENLSKVIVINMSSDKKVYSDSEGVFSIEANPNDELRFVKEDFNRTSRRVLINGINPPLFITLYQIPRDVGEVKIVKKLTGDLETDSRIVAKVDKGEQVRDAVGLPQPVGKMREKPAEVKSVLLPILLGNLNVQGVYDLISGKARRQKRQYRYDDLQEHVAWIRDRIEDDYFVKAGIPADRISEFIQFSFLAKPQVRTYVRAKNLSGVMLRLEETVPLFIQRLKENQK
- a CDS encoding SIMPL domain-containing protein, whose amino-acid sequence is MNKNILAVAIAALGFVIGLGFLGNAIKNRNKSENTISVTGLGTKQFTSDLITWSGSFSKNNADLKSAYDELATDRKVINDYLLSKGIQQKGIVFSSVDIQKQFRSYNDANGNYVQGEFSGYNLTQKVSIESKEVGKIENLSRNITEIINRGIEFTSSSPAYFYTKLATVKQEMIASATKDAKERAEKIAENSGSSLGNLKKATMGVIQITAPNSNEDYSYGGTFNTSSKEKEASITIKLEYEVN
- a CDS encoding GNAT family N-acetyltransferase; amino-acid sequence: MEFLPITTAEDDRVQEIYTSYTTTFPVDEQRDKEQFTGLFSNPHVKFMSVIHESEAIGYLILWELSNFVFVEHFEVFEAFRSKKLGSHIINHISENYPGVILEIEPADLSEDAARRYSFYQRNNFNLIDDTHIQPSYGEGKKSLNLWLLANYTPENVEEAKKEIYDIIYH
- a CDS encoding PspC family transcriptional regulator, whose translation is MLSNIRHKMEREWFGVLTRTGAKLGIPVSKLRIFFIYSTFATAGFFFLIYLGLAFTLWIKDIFITRRPSVFDL
- a CDS encoding DUF2851 family protein, which gives rise to MTEKLLQYLWNYKVFKNFNFKDIEGNSVDIIHFGKWNKNAGPDFLDAKIKINGLLLAGNIELHVRSSDWIFHNHSQDPNYQNIILHVVLQHDLDIQELTGKQVPTLELKNHIDENIILKYEKLINGNEFIPCEKIFDPQKLPVNFHEENILKKLDEKSEELEQSLIRYKNNFEAVLFHSFAYSFGLKVNAHIFRQIAESVDYSIINKIRQNPLQLEALLFGISGWLEDPKDGQMKIWKREFDFIKAKFSISDLKFHPKFLRLRPPNFPTIRLSQLADLYKHQHLFSKIMEARNSDQLYNIFKSIKASEYWDCHFNFGNISKVQPKTLSKDFIDLLILNTVLPLKYTYHRYHREENADEIIELYKTVSPEKNTIITSWKKIGLNITNALESQSLIYHHKTYCEEKNCLACGIGFKLLKE
- the bshA gene encoding N-acetyl-alpha-D-glucosaminyl L-malate synthase BshA, whose protein sequence is MKIGILCYPTYGGSGIVATELGMSLANKGYEVHFISSALPARLDITNPNIFFHRVNVQTYPLFQYQPYDIALSSMIYRVVNLYKLDLLHAHYAIPYAYAAFTAKQMLQEDNNDIPLVTTLHGTDITLVGQHPSYKHAVEFSINQSDAITSVSESLKKDTLQFFNIKKEIQVITNFIDNSEFDDCTECQRTQFANPDEKILIHVSNLRPVKRVDEVLQIFKNVEKKVKSKLIIIGEGPDMEKVNQFLEENPDLISKIRLLGKVNDLYKILQLSDVFLLPSEQESFGLAALEAMAAYTPVISSNAGGIPEVNIQGETGYLAEIGNVEAMSNYTIKLLSNDELLTKMKQNAKDQAIKFDLKNILPIYEKMYRTTIENFNKKLTKV